The following are encoded together in the Poseidonibacter lekithochrous genome:
- a CDS encoding MOSC domain-containing protein has translation MTYKIKEIYTGLEEQLQKKNKTYKTSYKKQPINGSQYVNFQGLEEDNQSDKEVHGGVQRALCVFTQGSYDFFKEKHNINLPTCALGENITLLDCDDKDICLGDRFSCGEAVFEVSQPRQPCWIISSILGIKKLTALIVKEGRSGFYLRVIKEGKICKEDEFKLQIRKHENLNIEYINKCYYNAKENQEQIKEILEVPELSPFYRDDLLKRYKNKEFGLESFQKDKE, from the coding sequence ATGACATATAAAATAAAAGAGATTTATACAGGCTTGGAAGAACAGCTACAAAAGAAAAATAAAACATATAAAACTTCATATAAAAAACAGCCAATAAATGGTTCACAGTATGTTAATTTTCAAGGATTAGAAGAGGATAATCAAAGTGATAAAGAAGTACATGGAGGAGTTCAAAGAGCTTTATGTGTATTTACTCAAGGCTCTTATGATTTTTTCAAAGAAAAACATAATATAAATCTTCCAACTTGTGCTTTAGGTGAAAATATAACACTTTTAGATTGTGATGATAAAGATATTTGTTTAGGAGATAGATTCTCTTGTGGGGAAGCTGTTTTTGAAGTGTCACAACCAAGACAACCTTGTTGGATAATCTCTTCTATTTTAGGTATTAAAAAACTAACAGCTCTTATAGTAAAAGAAGGGCGAAGTGGATTTTATCTAAGAGTTATAAAAGAAGGTAAAATCTGTAAAGAAGATGAGTTCAAACTACAAATAAGAAAACATGAAAATCTAAATATTGAATATATTAATAAGTGTTATTATAATGCAAAAGAGAATCAAGAGCAGATAAAAGAGATACTTGAAGTTCCTGAATTATCGCCATTTTATAGGGATGATTTATTGAAAAGATACAAAAATAAAGAGTTTGGATTAGAATCTTTCCAAAAAGATAAAGAATAA
- a CDS encoding LrgB family protein, protein MNFEALINYINQTPLIWLILTLGAFKLGIIIYEKCNKHTLLQPIIVAYTIIMSVLFISGVSYEEYFKGVEIIHFFLGPATVALALPLYNNLKYIKSLFIPIMITLIVAGVFSIVIAVILLWALDAQLTTILSMTTKSITAPIAIITSEQIGAIPSLAVGFVIITGVIGALLGTSIFKLLKIKHDTSKGFALGLISHGIGTARAIEISEKAAAFSALAMGLSGIFTAIFLPLIIQFLKG, encoded by the coding sequence ATGAATTTTGAGGCATTAATAAACTATATAAATCAAACTCCTCTTATTTGGCTGATCTTAACTTTAGGGGCTTTTAAACTAGGAATTATAATTTATGAAAAGTGTAATAAACATACTTTATTACAACCAATCATTGTTGCATACACAATTATTATGAGTGTTTTATTTATAAGTGGAGTTTCATATGAAGAGTATTTTAAAGGTGTAGAGATTATTCATTTCTTTTTAGGCCCTGCAACTGTAGCACTTGCTCTTCCTTTGTACAATAATCTAAAATATATAAAATCACTTTTTATACCTATTATGATTACATTAATTGTTGCAGGAGTATTCTCAATTGTAATAGCAGTAATTTTATTATGGGCTTTAGATGCACAACTTACTACTATATTATCAATGACAACGAAGTCAATTACTGCACCAATTGCTATTATAACATCTGAGCAAATAGGAGCTATCCCTTCACTTGCAGTTGGTTTTGTAATTATCACTGGAGTTATTGGAGCCCTATTAGGAACAAGTATTTTTAAACTTTTAAAAATTAAACACGATACTTCAAAAGGTTTTGCTCTTGGACTTATATCGCATGGAATAGGAACTGCAAGAGCTATTGAGATAAGTGAAAAGGCAGCAGCTTTCTCAGCTTTAGCCATGGGATTAAGTGGTATATTTACAGCAATATTTTTGCCCCTAATTATTCAGTTTTTAAAAGGTTAG
- a CDS encoding CidA/LrgA family protein, whose translation MLKGIITLLIFQFIGECITTLFELLVPGPVIGMVLMLIFLMIRKSSFPSLDSAVFLHLRYLPLLFIPAAMGIITQVDIISKEFWAIFISLFIGTIVALAFSAKLMDYLTIKQESKK comes from the coding sequence ATGTTAAAAGGTATTATTACACTATTAATATTCCAATTTATAGGGGAATGTATAACTACATTATTTGAGTTATTAGTTCCTGGGCCTGTTATTGGAATGGTTTTGATGTTGATTTTTTTAATGATTAGAAAATCAAGTTTCCCAAGTTTAGATTCTGCTGTGTTTTTACACTTAAGATATTTACCACTTTTATTTATTCCAGCAGCAATGGGAATTATTACTCAAGTAGATATTATCTCAAAAGAGTTTTGGGCTATTTTTATATCTCTATTTATAGGAACGATAGTTGCTTTAGCATTTTCTGCAAAACTTATGGATTATTTAACAATTAAGCAGGAGAGTAAAAAATGA
- a CDS encoding helix-turn-helix transcriptional regulator, with translation MNKQLETFTPLCDAIGKLFYPNVEVVLHDLETQKLVHIVNAFSKREIGDKMINDVKDINSLKEDIVGPYNKTNIDGKKLKTVSTILRDTNKKAIGIICINFKIEVFETMYDSLKMLLNIEENEEQPQALFSQDWKEHTHSTINKYLETNDLILEELKIKEKKELIIYLNNEGIFSIRNVVTYLCEVLDISRATIYKWLKEIK, from the coding sequence ATGAATAAACAATTAGAAACTTTTACCCCTTTATGTGATGCCATTGGAAAACTTTTTTATCCAAATGTTGAAGTAGTACTTCATGATTTAGAAACTCAAAAATTAGTACATATTGTAAATGCCTTTTCAAAAAGAGAAATTGGCGATAAAATGATAAATGATGTAAAAGATATAAACTCTTTAAAAGAGGATATTGTAGGGCCATACAATAAAACAAATATTGATGGTAAAAAACTAAAAACTGTATCTACAATACTTCGAGATACTAATAAAAAAGCTATTGGTATTATCTGTATAAACTTTAAAATTGAAGTATTTGAAACTATGTATGATAGTCTAAAAATGCTTTTAAATATTGAAGAAAATGAAGAACAACCACAAGCTTTATTTTCCCAAGACTGGAAAGAACATACACATAGTACAATCAATAAATATTTAGAAACAAATGATTTAATTTTAGAAGAGTTAAAAATAAAAGAGAAAAAAGAGCTTATTATCTATCTAAATAATGAAGGTATTTTCTCAATTAGAAATGTAGTCACATATCTATGTGAAGTTTTAGATATATCAAGAGCTACAATTTATAAGTGGTTAAAAGAGATTAAATAG